In Thermodesulfovibrio thiophilus DSM 17215, a single genomic region encodes these proteins:
- a CDS encoding NAD-dependent malic enzyme yields the protein MGYVPSPSYSLIVRVEIENRIGMFAKIASAISGAGGDLGSIDIVKVEKGKIIRDITVNARDAEHEKKIIKALKNIEGIKILRVMDRTFLVHEGGKIGIYNKVIVKVREDLSRVYTPGVARVCLDINKNKEHVYRYTIKGNTVAVITDGTAVLGLGNIGPDAAMPVMEGKCMLFKEFGGVDAFPIALRTTDVDEIVSIVKKISTPFGGINLEDIAAPRCFEVEQKLRQELDIPVIHDDQHGTAIVTLAALINVGRVFKRDIKEFKIVIAGSGAAGTAIAYMLLDYGVNDIIICDRAGILYEGRADDMDPHKEELARKTNPRKIKGKLSDAIEGADVFIGVSAPNILKPEDIKKMAKDRVVFALANPDPEVAPEIAMPLVRIMATGRSDYPNQINNVLAFPGLFKGLLEVRAKGVDKEIFFAAANAIANIIKDEELNEDYIIPSIFNKKVAQAVSHAVSEKAKKLKLAR from the coding sequence ATGGGCTATGTGCCAAGTCCGAGTTACAGTCTAATAGTACGGGTTGAGATTGAAAATAGAATTGGCATGTTTGCGAAAATAGCATCTGCCATAAGTGGAGCAGGCGGAGATCTGGGATCAATAGATATTGTAAAAGTAGAAAAAGGAAAAATAATCAGAGATATAACAGTAAATGCAAGAGATGCAGAACACGAAAAGAAAATCATTAAAGCTCTTAAAAATATTGAAGGAATTAAAATACTAAGAGTCATGGATCGTACATTTCTGGTCCACGAAGGAGGGAAAATTGGTATATATAATAAGGTAATAGTAAAAGTAAGGGAGGACCTCTCACGGGTTTACACTCCTGGTGTGGCTCGCGTCTGCCTTGACATTAACAAAAATAAAGAGCATGTTTATCGATACACAATAAAAGGTAATACAGTTGCGGTTATCACTGATGGAACAGCAGTTCTGGGACTTGGAAACATAGGACCGGATGCTGCCATGCCAGTTATGGAAGGTAAATGCATGTTATTCAAGGAATTTGGCGGAGTTGATGCCTTCCCAATCGCTTTGAGAACAACAGATGTTGATGAAATTGTAAGTATAGTAAAAAAAATCTCAACTCCTTTTGGTGGAATCAATCTTGAAGACATTGCAGCTCCCCGCTGTTTTGAAGTTGAACAGAAGCTCAGACAGGAGCTTGACATTCCTGTTATCCACGATGACCAGCATGGAACAGCAATAGTTACACTGGCTGCGTTGATTAATGTTGGAAGAGTCTTTAAAAGAGATATAAAAGAGTTCAAAATTGTAATAGCCGGTTCTGGCGCAGCAGGAACAGCAATAGCATACATGCTTCTTGACTATGGAGTGAATGATATCATTATATGCGATAGAGCTGGAATTTTATATGAAGGAAGAGCAGATGATATGGACCCTCATAAAGAAGAACTTGCCAGAAAAACAAATCCCCGTAAAATTAAAGGTAAACTGTCCGATGCTATAGAAGGTGCAGATGTATTTATAGGAGTATCCGCACCCAATATTTTAAAACCAGAGGACATAAAAAAAATGGCAAAAGACAGAGTTGTATTTGCCCTTGCAAATCCAGACCCTGAAGTAGCACCCGAGATTGCAATGCCTTTAGTAAGAATTATGGCAACAGGAAGGTCTGACTATCCAAATCAAATAAATAATGTTCTTGCATTTCCCGGTCTGTTTAAAGGCTTGCTTGAAGTGAGAGCTAAAGGAGTGGATAAAGAAATCTTCTTCGCTGCGGCTAATGCAATCGCAAACATAATAAAAGATGAAGAACTCAATGAAGATTACATAATTCCAAGCATATTCAACAAGAAGGTTGCTCAGGCAGTATCTCATGCTGTATCTGAAAAAGCCAAAAAACTAAAACTGGCAAGATAA
- a CDS encoding amino acid ABC transporter substrate-binding protein yields the protein MKRLGFMIVILSLICLLAAPLFAADVIKFGAAISLTGKLAKEGNLVKMGYELWKETVNKKGGIKIGNKYYKVDIKYYDDESDPNRAAKLVEKLITEDGIKLILGPYGSESVFSTSAIAEKYGALMVQGGAGADKLYTRGFKNLFGVYTVATEYMDDTLKMLQNKTPKPNTVAIVYSNDIFSTQVAQGAKASAQKYGYKVVYYKDYPKGTQDLSTVIVEIKAKNPDILIGCGHFQDTVVIVKQSKDYKLNPKAIAFSVGPTLPDFVTALKGDAEYVFGSAQWTPPLKYKDPVFGSNANFVKAFKSKFRVEPNYHAAGGTTAAIIFQRAIEKAGSFTDINKIRQALLSFNEETLFGKIRFDSTGKVVGKGMPVIQILKGTQRTVYPDNVAETKPVYPKPAWR from the coding sequence ATGAAACGATTGGGATTTATGATTGTAATTTTAAGCCTGATATGTCTTTTGGCAGCGCCGTTGTTTGCAGCAGATGTAATAAAATTTGGTGCTGCAATATCTCTTACCGGTAAACTCGCAAAGGAAGGCAATCTTGTAAAAATGGGATATGAACTATGGAAAGAAACCGTAAACAAAAAAGGTGGAATCAAGATTGGCAATAAATACTATAAAGTTGATATCAAATACTACGATGATGAAAGCGATCCAAACAGAGCAGCAAAACTTGTAGAAAAACTAATCACTGAGGATGGTATCAAACTTATTTTAGGTCCTTATGGAAGTGAATCTGTTTTTTCAACCTCTGCCATTGCTGAAAAATATGGAGCATTGATGGTTCAGGGAGGAGCTGGAGCTGACAAGCTTTATACAAGAGGATTCAAAAATCTTTTTGGAGTCTATACAGTAGCAACCGAATATATGGATGATACTCTAAAAATGTTACAGAATAAAACTCCAAAACCAAATACTGTAGCAATTGTTTATTCAAATGACATCTTCTCAACACAGGTAGCCCAGGGAGCAAAAGCATCAGCTCAGAAATATGGTTATAAAGTTGTTTATTACAAAGACTATCCAAAGGGAACACAGGATCTCTCAACAGTAATAGTTGAAATTAAAGCAAAAAATCCTGATATTCTCATTGGATGCGGACATTTTCAGGATACAGTTGTAATAGTGAAACAGAGCAAAGATTATAAACTTAATCCAAAAGCAATAGCCTTTTCAGTTGGACCAACTCTTCCTGATTTTGTAACAGCTCTCAAAGGTGATGCAGAATACGTGTTTGGGTCTGCCCAGTGGACACCACCTTTAAAATATAAAGACCCTGTTTTTGGATCAAATGCAAACTTTGTCAAAGCCTTTAAATCAAAATTCCGTGTAGAACCAAACTATCATGCTGCAGGAGGAACAACAGCTGCCATAATTTTCCAGAGAGCAATTGAAAAAGCAGGCAGTTTTACCGATATAAATAAAATACGTCAGGCACTTTTAAGCTTTAATGAAGAAACCCTGTTTGGCAAAATAAGATTTGATTCAACCGGTAAAGTAGTAGGAAAAGGCATGCCAGTTATTCAGATCCTCAAAGGAACACAGAGAACCGTGTATCCTGACAATGTTGCTGAAACCAAGCCGGTTTATCCAAAACCAGCATGGAGATAA
- a CDS encoding branched-chain amino acid ABC transporter permease, which yields MIIVQILINGLLLGGFYAVIGVGFSLIWGVTNIINLAHGAMALLGAYITFFLFQEYGIDPFLSLPFSFLCLFIFGYILQRFLLNLVVRAQIFMLLILTFGIEIFLVNFMTTFFSADFRSITPEYAGTSFVIGDIVIPYIRLAVFAICIFVTFLLSLFLNKTWHGKAIKATSLDLDAAMMVGISPAKIYALTFAIASGIAGVAGSLLPLTQAFSPSIAGSLTLRAFTVSILGGLGRVEGALIGGILLGIAETLSSYFIGESYKNAITLGIMVLVLVIKPTGLLGKKYFAEVKH from the coding sequence ATGATAATTGTGCAAATTCTCATAAATGGACTGCTTCTTGGTGGATTTTACGCTGTTATTGGTGTGGGTTTTTCGCTTATATGGGGAGTAACCAACATTATCAATCTCGCACATGGAGCAATGGCTCTTCTGGGTGCATATATTACCTTTTTTTTATTTCAGGAGTATGGAATTGACCCATTTTTAAGTCTGCCATTCAGTTTTCTATGTCTTTTTATTTTTGGTTATATTTTGCAGAGGTTTCTTTTAAATCTTGTAGTAAGAGCCCAGATTTTCATGCTTCTTATTCTTACCTTTGGAATAGAGATATTTCTTGTAAACTTTATGACAACATTTTTTTCAGCTGACTTTCGATCAATAACACCTGAATATGCAGGCACAAGCTTTGTAATAGGAGATATCGTTATTCCCTATATAAGACTTGCAGTATTTGCAATATGCATCTTTGTAACATTTCTTTTAAGTTTATTCTTAAATAAAACCTGGCATGGAAAAGCGATAAAAGCAACATCTCTTGATTTAGATGCTGCGATGATGGTAGGAATAAGCCCTGCAAAAATCTATGCTTTAACATTTGCTATTGCTTCAGGAATTGCAGGAGTTGCAGGAAGTCTTTTACCACTAACTCAGGCTTTTTCACCAAGTATTGCAGGATCATTAACATTAAGAGCATTCACAGTGAGCATTTTAGGAGGACTTGGAAGAGTCGAAGGTGCCCTTATCGGCGGGATATTACTTGGAATTGCTGAAACATTAAGCTCCTATTTTATCGGAGAAAGCTATAAAAATGCGATTACACTTGGAATTATGGTGCTGGTTCTTGTTATAAAGCCCACTGGATTACTCGGGAAGAAATATTTTGCGGAGGTAAAACATTGA
- a CDS encoding branched-chain amino acid ABC transporter permease codes for MKKSILLFGIFLIIMLCLPFFVSGYWLRVLTQTFMFAAIATGSNIIIGYTGYPAFGNIAFFGVGAYVTGVLMTKFEISFLATLPFCALSGFIIAVLLGIPLLRLKGHYFAIATIGVMEAIREIVDNMTDITGGGMGLTLPIMEGEPAYIYKFFYYTIMLIMLFSIAVAFIIWRSKFGYALRAIRIDEDAASVMGINTTVYKTLAWALSAALVGIVGGAYAYWLTYIDPHTAFETTYSVKMFAMILLGGATTVLGPMIGAFILELISEIVWSKFIEIHGMILGALIVFIVLFIPKGLFETFKGGFSLRKIIINLKEYRL; via the coding sequence ATGAAAAAAAGTATCCTTCTTTTTGGAATATTTCTTATCATAATGCTTTGCCTGCCTTTTTTCGTATCAGGCTACTGGTTAAGGGTGCTAACTCAGACTTTCATGTTTGCAGCTATTGCCACTGGAAGTAACATTATCATTGGATATACAGGATATCCAGCTTTTGGAAATATAGCATTCTTTGGTGTGGGAGCTTATGTAACTGGTGTATTAATGACAAAATTTGAAATTTCTTTTCTTGCCACTCTGCCATTCTGCGCGCTATCTGGATTTATAATTGCTGTACTTCTGGGAATACCTCTTTTAAGATTAAAAGGACACTACTTTGCAATAGCCACAATTGGTGTAATGGAAGCCATACGAGAAATCGTTGATAACATGACAGATATAACAGGTGGAGGGATGGGTTTAACTTTACCAATCATGGAAGGAGAACCAGCTTATATTTACAAATTCTTTTATTACACCATCATGTTAATAATGCTTTTTTCAATCGCTGTCGCATTTATAATATGGAGATCAAAGTTCGGATATGCTCTGAGAGCAATCAGAATTGATGAAGATGCGGCTTCAGTAATGGGAATAAACACCACTGTTTATAAAACTCTGGCATGGGCATTAAGCGCAGCTTTAGTGGGCATAGTAGGTGGAGCTTATGCATACTGGTTAACATATATAGACCCTCATACTGCATTTGAAACCACTTACTCTGTTAAAATGTTTGCAATGATATTACTTGGAGGAGCCACAACAGTTCTAGGTCCCATGATCGGTGCTTTTATTCTTGAACTAATTTCTGAGATTGTCTGGAGTAAGTTTATAGAAATTCATGGCATGATACTCGGTGCACTTATTGTATTCATTGTTCTTTTTATACCAAAGGGGCTGTTTGAAACATTTAAAGGTGGCTTTTCTTTGAGAAAAATTATTATTAATTTAAAAGAATATAGATTGTAA